Proteins from a genomic interval of Medicago truncatula cultivar Jemalong A17 chromosome 3, MtrunA17r5.0-ANR, whole genome shotgun sequence:
- the LOC25489544 gene encoding spermidine synthase 1, with translation MGSIVHPSGVTSNDETGFSTPKITAAEGNVGESRSDEHPQIPGWFAEHCPIWPGEAHFLKVENICFQGKSEFQDMLVFETSTYGKVFVLDGALQLTEKDECSYQEMMTHLPLCSIPNPKKVLLFGGGDGGILREISRHSSVEQIDICEIDTMLIDVYKKYFPDIAIGYKDPRVKLHVIDGTIFLNSVPKGTYDAIIVDAFDPVRPDHELFETQFFELISKALRPGGVLCIQAESFWFKSLDIEELLIKSRKIFKGSSDYAWTNVPTYPSGVIGFLLCSTEGPYVDFRNPINPIGPENYGISKHPLKYYNSEVHSASFCLPSFAKRTEANKSTAKKI, from the exons ATGGGTTCTATAGTCCATCCTTCAGGTGTAACTAGTAATGATGAAACTGGTTTCTCTACTCCAAAAATCACTGCTGCAGAAGGCAATGTTGGAGAATCAAGAAGTGATGAACATCCACAAATTCCTGGATGGTTTGCAGAACACTGTCCAATATGGCCAG GGGAAGCACACTTCTTGAAGGTAGAAAATatttgtttccaagggaaatcTGAATTTCAAGATATGCTAGTTTTTGAG ACATCAACATATGGTAAGGTATTTGTTCTGGATGGAGCACTCCAACTCACTGAGAAAGATGAATGTTCTTACCAAGAAATGATGACTCACCTTCCTCTTTGCTCAATTCCAAACCCAAAAAAG GTGCTGCTTTTTGGTGGAGGAGATGGTGGCATCCTTAGGGAAATTTCCCGCCACTCTTCTGTTGAACAAATTGACATATGTGAAATTGACACTATGCTGATTGAT gtttataaaaaatatttcccaGATATAGCTATTGGATACAAGGACCCCAGAGTCAAGCTTCATGTAATAGATG GAACAATTTTTCTGAATTCTGTCCCAAAAGGCACATATGATGCAATAATAGTGGATGCCTTCGATCCAGTAA GGCCTGATCATGAGCTTTTTGAAACTCAATTCTTTGAATTGATTTCAAAAGCTCTTCGTCCTGGAGGAGTTTTGTGCATCCAAGCTGAGAGCTTTTGGTTTAAGTCATTGGATATTGAAGAACTATTAATCAAAAGCCGCAAAATTTTCAAAGGCTCCAGTGACTATGCTTGGACTAATGTCCCAACATATCCAAG TGGAGTGATTGGTTTCTTGCTTTGCTCAACTGAAGGTCCATATGTGGACTTCAGAAATCCAATTAATCCTATTGGTCCTGAAAATTATGGCATATCAAAGCATCCTTTGAAGTATTACAACTCAGAG GTTCATTCAGCTTCATTTTGCTTGCCATCTTTTGCTAAAAGGACAGAAGCTAATAAGAGCACTGCAAAAAAGATTTGA